From a region of the Capricornis sumatraensis isolate serow.1 chromosome 22, serow.2, whole genome shotgun sequence genome:
- the TMEM151B gene encoding transmembrane protein 151B — MSPPGSAAGESGGGGGGGGGGPGVPEEPTAAATTDEGPAREEQRPIQPSFTKSLCRESHWKCLLLSLLMYGCLGAVAWCHVTTVTRLTFSSAYQGNSLMYHDSPCSNGYVYIPLAFLLMLYAVYLVECWHCQARHELQHRVDVSSVRERVGRMQQATPCIWWKAISYHYVRRTRQVTRYRNGDAYTTTQVYHERVNTHVAEAEFDYARCGVRDVSKALVGLEGAPATRLRFTKCFSFASVEAENAYLCQRARFFAENEGLDDYMEAREGMHLKNVDFREFMVAFPDPARPPWYACSSAFWAAALLTLSWPLRVLAEYRTAYAHYHVEKLFGLEGPGSAGGSAGGGLSPSDELLPPLTHRLPRVNTVDSTELEWHIRSNQQLVPSYSEAVLMDLAGLGARCPGGAAGGYAPTCRYGGVGGPGAAGLAPYRRSCEHCQRAVSSSSIFSRSALSICASPRAAPGPGGVGAGCGGSRFSLGRLYGSRRSCLWRSRSGSVNEASCPTEQTRLSSQASMGDDEEDDDEEEAGPPPPYHDALYFPVLIVHRQEGCLGHSHRPLHRHGSCVETSL, encoded by the exons ATGTCCCCCCCTGGCTCGGCCGCGGGAgagagcggcggcggcggcggcggcggcggtggcggcccCGGGGTCCCGGAGGAGCCCACGGCGGCGGCGACTACGGACGAGGGCCCCGCCCGAGAGGAG CAGCGCCCCATCCAGCCCTCTTTCACCAAGTCCCTCTGCCGTGAGTCCCACTGGAAGTGCCTGCTGCTCTCGCTGCTCATGTACGGCTGCCTGGGGGCGGTGGCCTGGTGCCATGTCACCACGGTGACCCGCCTCACCTTCAGCAGCGCCTACCAGGGCAACAGCCTCATGTACCACGACAGCCCCTGCTCCAACGGCTATGTCTACAtccccctggccttcctgctcaTGCTGTATGCCGTCTACCTGGTGGAGTGCTGGCATTGCCAAGCCCGCCACGAGCTGCAGCACCGGGTGGACGTGAGCAGCGTGCGAGAGCGCGTGGGCCGCATGCAGCAGGCCACGCCCTGTATCTGGTGGAAGGCCATCAGCTACCACTACGTCCGCCGCACGCGCCAAGTCACCCGATACCGCAATGGAGACGCCTACACCACCACCCAG GTCTACCATGAGCGCGTGAACACGCACGTGGCCGAGGCTGAGTTCGACTACGCGCGCTGTGGCGTCCGCGACGTGTCCAAGGCGCTGGTGGGGCTGGAGGGCGCGCCGGCCACACGGCTGCGCTTCACCAAGTGCTTCAGTTTCGCCAGCGTGGAGGCCGAGAACGCGTACCTGTGCCAGCGCGCTCGCTTCTTCGCCGAGAACGAGGGTCTGGACGACTACATGGAGGCGCGCGAGGGCATGCATCTCAAGAACGTGGACTTCCGCGAGTTCATGGTGGCCTTCCCCGACCCGGCCAGGCCGCCCTGGTACGCCTGCTCGTCCGCCTTCTGGGCCGCGGCGCTGCTCACGCTGTCGTGGCCGCTGCGCGTGCTGGCCGAGTACCGCACAGCCTACGCGCACTACCACGTAGAGAAGCTCTTTGGCCTAGAGGGCCCGGGCTCGGCAGGTGGCAGCGCTGGCGGCGGCCTCAGTCCCAGCGACGAGCTGCTGCCGCCGCTCACGCACCGCCTGCCGCGGGTCAACACGGTGGACAGCACGGAGCTCGAGTGGCACATCCGCTCCAACCAGCAGCTGGTGCCCAGCTACTCGGAGGCGGTGCTCATGGACCTGGCGGGGCTGGGCGCGCGATGCCCTGGGGGCGCGGCCGGGGGCTACGCGCCCACCTGCCGCTACGGCGGGGTGGGTGGACCGGGAGCGGCGGGCCTGGCCCCGTACCGGCGCAGCTGCGAGCACTGCCAGCGCGCGGTCAGTAGCTCGTCCATCTTCTCGCGCAGCGCCCTGAGCATCTGCGCCAGCCCGCGGGCCGCCCCCGGGCCCGGAGGAGTCGGGGCGGGCTGCGGAGGCAGCCGCTTCTCTCTCGGCCGCCTCTACGGCTCCCGGCGCAGCTGCCTGTGGCGCAGCCGGAGCGGGAGCGTCAACGAGGCGAGCTGCCCTACCGAGCAGACGCGACTGTCCAGCCAGGCCAGCATGGGGGACGACGAGGAGGACGACGACGAGGAGGAGGCCGGGCCGCCGCCGCCCTACCACGACGCCCTCTACTTTCCCGTGCTCATTGTGCACCGTCAGGAGGGGTGTCTGGGCCACAGCCACCGGCCGCTGCACCGCCACGGCTCCTGCGTAGAGACCTCACTGTGA
- the TCTE1 gene encoding dynein regulatory complex subunit 5, producing the protein MQETQTIESPSIPSRSSTSTQDRSSTVGQTSSTAPQPSKPTPIIPPLAKSMGPGSGSVVRRMRRIIAEDAEWSLAIVPLLTELCIQHIVKNFQNNPILKQLLPEHQKKVLNHLSPDLPLAVTANLIDDESYWRRCCTQRWPVCHVDNHGGSWKRMFFELHLENLLKHFIPNTTDPAVILNLLPLCRNYVRAIRVDQFLPPMQLPAPPRGGDQSDSGSEGEMEEPAMDHYQLDKLVAGLSHLEELDLVYGVKDCGMNFEWNLFLFTYRDCHSLAATVKACHTLKIFRLTRSKVDDDKARILIRSLLDHPALEELDLSHNLIGDRGARAAAKLLSHSRLRVLNLANNQVRAPGAHSLAHALGHNSNLISLNLRLNCIEDEGGQALAHALHTNKCLTTLHLGGNELSEPTATLLSQVLTINTTLTSINLSCNHIGLDGGKQLLEGMSDNKTLLEFDLRLSDIAQESEYLIGQALCANREAARQRALNPSHLMSPVTAKGPESPVG; encoded by the exons atgcaggagacccagacaATAGAATCACCGTCAATCCCCAGCCGGTCCTCAACCTCCACCCAGGACCGGTCTTCCACTGTGGGCCAAACCTCGAGCACAGCCCCACAGCCCTCAAAGCCTACCCCGATTATCCCACCCCTGGCCAAGTCCATGGGCCCAGGCTCTGGGTCTGTGGTCCGGCGGATGCGCAGGATCATCGCTGAGGATGCTGAGTGGTCGCTGGCCATCGTGCCCCTTCTCACAGAGCTCTGCATTCAGCACATTGTCAAGAACTTCCAGA ACAACCCCATCCTGAAGCAGCTGCTCCCAGAGCATCAGAAGAAGGTCCTGAACCACCTGTCTCCTGACCTGCCACTGGCTGTGACCGCCAACCTGATCGATGATGAGAGCTACTGGCGCCGCTGCTGCACGCAGCGGTGGCCCGTGTGCCACGTGGACAATCACGGCGGCAGCTGGAAGCGCATGTTCTTTGAGCTGCACCTGGAGAACCTGCTGAAACACTTCATCCCGAACACCACCGACCCGGCGGTGATCCTCAACCTGCTGCCGCTCTGCAGGAACTACGTGCGCGCCATCCGGGTGGATCAGTTCCTTCCCCCCATGCAgctcccggccccgccccgcggtGGGGACCAATCCGATTCTGGCAGCGAAGGGGAGATGGAGGAACCGGCCATGGACCACTACCAACTGGACAAACTGGTGGCTGGCCTGAGCCATCTGGAGGAGCTGGACCTGGTATACGGTGTGAAGGACTGTGGCATGAACTTCGAGTGGAACCTCTTCCTCTTCACTTACCGCGACTGCCACTCCCTGGCAGCCACCGTCAAGGCCTGCCACACCCTCAAG ATCTTCAGGCTGACCCGAAGCAAGGTGGATGATGACAAGGCACGCATCCTAATCCGCAGCCTCCTGGACCACCCGGCCCTGGAGGAGCTGGACCTGTCGCACAACCTCATCGGGGACCGGGGCGCGCGCGCCGCCGCCAAGCTGCTGAGCCACAGCCGCCTGCGCGTGCTCAACCTCGCCAACAACCAAGTGCGTGCGCCCGGCGCCCATTCGCTGGCTCACGCCCTGGGGCACAACAGTAACCTCATCTCCCTCAACCTGCGCCTCAACTGCATTGAGGATGAGGGCGGCCAGGCGCTCGCCCATGCCCTGCATACCAACAAGTGCCTCACCACACTGCACCTCGGGGGCAACGAGCTGTCCGAGCCCACCGCGACCCTCCTGTCCCAAGTGCTCACCATCAACACCACGCTCACCAGCATCAACCTGTCCTGCAACCACATCGGGCTG gatggtgggaagcagctcctggaaGGCATGTCAGACAACAAGACCCTGCTGGAGTTTGATTTGCGCCTGTCAGACATCGCCCAGGAGAGCGAGTACCTCATTGGCCAGGCCCTCTGTGCCAACCGTGAAGCAGCCCGCCAGCGGGCCCTGAATCCCAGCCACCTCATGTCCCCagtcactgccaagggccctgaGAGCCCTGTGGGATAA